A window of Chitinophaga sp. MM2321 contains these coding sequences:
- a CDS encoding LemA family protein: protein MYIIGTIVIILIALASTVISIFNRFARNRNMVKDAWSNIDVALKRRHDLIPNLVNTVKGYATHEQETFNKVIAARNAAMSAPNGDINAQIKAENQLQQSLRSLFALSEAYPGLKASTNFLDLQQKLNEIEENLERSRRYYNSTVRENNTYGESFPGAVFAGVFRYQHFDFFEVDAADKENVNVDFLK from the coding sequence ATGTATATCATCGGAACTATTGTTATTATCCTGATAGCCTTAGCAAGTACTGTCATCAGCATTTTTAACCGTTTTGCCAGGAACCGCAATATGGTGAAAGATGCCTGGAGTAATATTGATGTAGCGTTAAAACGTCGCCACGATCTGATCCCCAATCTGGTGAATACCGTAAAAGGTTATGCCACACACGAGCAGGAAACTTTTAATAAGGTTATAGCTGCCCGCAATGCTGCGATGTCTGCGCCGAACGGCGACATTAATGCGCAAATAAAAGCAGAAAACCAATTACAACAATCCTTACGCAGTTTATTTGCGCTCAGTGAAGCCTATCCCGGGCTGAAAGCCAGCACCAATTTCCTCGATTTGCAGCAAAAACTGAATGAGATTGAGGAAAACCTGGAACGCAGCCGCAGATATTACAACAGCACCGTTCGTGAAAACAATACCTACGGTGAAAGTTTTCCGGGAGCTGTGTTTGCAGGTGTGTTCAGGTATCAACACTTCGATTTCTTTGAAGTGGATGCTGCGGACAAAGAAAATGTCAATGTGGATTTTTTAAAATAA
- a CDS encoding helix-turn-helix domain-containing protein, whose amino-acid sequence MRAVQDSMDVLNGKWKISIISSICCYGKRRFSDILNDVNGISNRMLSKELKELEINQLIKRTVLDTQPITVQYELTEHGNTLQTIISNLTDWGIVHRKRIVGK is encoded by the coding sequence ATGAGAGCCGTTCAAGATTCAATGGACGTGCTGAATGGGAAATGGAAGATTTCCATTATCTCGTCTATTTGCTGTTATGGTAAAAGACGATTTTCAGACATTTTGAATGATGTGAACGGAATTTCCAACAGGATGTTGAGCAAAGAATTAAAGGAATTGGAAATAAACCAGTTGATAAAACGAACTGTTTTAGATACACAACCCATAACCGTTCAATATGAACTCACGGAACACGGCAATACGCTACAAACCATAATCAGCAATCTTACAGATTGGGGAATTGTACACCGGAAGAGAATTGTCGGGAAATAA
- a CDS encoding helix-turn-helix domain-containing protein, whose protein sequence is MIYRVFHPAPYLYDIVEHYWYASIDLTAAAIQHYPTPLLQGLAFNFKKQSEQHTYNNKTLNLDKQVYLFGQPTSPRVITTNENGVNILGVKFKPLGITKITGINMEWIADQIIPAEDIWGKELELLCDEMQSAWSLEQTILVLEEFLIKKYKSTSLHYRANSVQKAIELIDQSKGAIDIKTLQVQTNTSRKTLERAFLHYLGLMPKLYSGIVRFNAVKQMMDCSPCLSVSDIAYDIGYYDNSHLSANFKRFSGLTPTEYIENIRLARLKNAHFRENGSIF, encoded by the coding sequence ATGATCTACAGAGTGTTCCATCCCGCGCCTTACTTATACGATATTGTAGAACATTATTGGTATGCCAGCATTGATTTGACAGCAGCTGCTATTCAACATTATCCAACTCCTCTTTTACAGGGATTGGCATTTAATTTCAAGAAGCAATCTGAACAACATACTTATAATAACAAAACACTAAATTTAGACAAGCAAGTCTATCTGTTCGGGCAGCCTACCAGTCCCAGAGTAATTACAACAAATGAGAATGGAGTAAATATATTGGGCGTTAAGTTTAAGCCCTTGGGGATTACCAAAATTACTGGTATCAATATGGAATGGATAGCAGACCAGATTATTCCTGCCGAGGATATTTGGGGTAAGGAGTTGGAACTGCTTTGTGATGAAATGCAATCTGCATGGTCGCTTGAACAGACTATTTTAGTTCTCGAAGAATTTCTAATTAAAAAGTACAAAAGTACTTCATTGCATTATCGGGCAAATAGTGTGCAAAAGGCAATAGAATTAATAGACCAATCAAAAGGTGCAATAGACATTAAAACTCTTCAGGTTCAGACCAATACCTCACGTAAAACGTTAGAAAGGGCATTTTTACATTATTTGGGTTTGATGCCAAAGCTTTATTCTGGTATTGTGCGTTTCAATGCTGTAAAGCAAATGATGGATTGTAGTCCTTGTCTGTCTGTTTCTGATATTGCCTATGATATAGGATACTATGACAATTCCCATCTTTCTGCCAATTTTAAACGTTTTTCTGGTCTTACACCAACTGAATATATAGAAAATATCAGGCTTGCACGCTTGAAAAATGCCCACTTTAGGGAGAATGGATCAATTTTTTAG
- a CDS encoding helix-turn-helix domain-containing protein, with amino-acid sequence MNNKGSLPTAIPFNQMIYRIFSPVTILADVVEHYWYAKAEMTGAAIQHYATPLLQGLTFNFKKQQEQHAYGGEILQLDKQVYLFGQPVGYREGTTNEKGIDIIGVKFKPLGISKITGINMEYIANRIIAAEDIWGNELELLCDEMQSAPSLEKTLSVLEKFLIDKYTCTSLHYRVDNVQNAVSLITNSKGSMSIKDLQNQTNTSRKTLERAFLSYLGIAPKLYSRIVRFNAVKEMIDRNETKNLTSLALDFGFYDNSHFAAEFKYFSGFKPTAYRTLNDK; translated from the coding sequence TTGAATAACAAAGGTTCTTTGCCCACTGCAATACCGTTTAACCAAATGATATACAGAATCTTCAGCCCCGTAACAATTTTAGCCGATGTGGTAGAGCATTACTGGTATGCTAAGGCGGAAATGACCGGGGCGGCTATCCAACATTATGCAACACCGCTTTTGCAAGGGTTGACCTTCAATTTTAAAAAACAGCAGGAACAACATGCTTATGGTGGTGAAATATTACAATTGGATAAACAGGTTTATCTTTTTGGTCAGCCGGTTGGCTATAGGGAGGGCACTACAAATGAAAAGGGCATAGATATAATAGGTGTAAAATTTAAGCCTTTGGGGATCAGCAAAATAACAGGGATTAATATGGAGTACATTGCCAACCGGATTATTGCTGCCGAAGATATTTGGGGCAATGAACTAGAGTTGCTTTGTGATGAAATGCAATCGGCTCCTTCATTGGAGAAAACCTTATCGGTTCTTGAAAAGTTTCTCATTGACAAGTATACATGCACCAGTTTGCACTACAGGGTAGATAATGTGCAAAATGCGGTATCACTAATCACAAACTCAAAGGGTTCTATGTCTATTAAAGACCTTCAAAACCAGACCAACACTTCCCGTAAAACACTGGAAAGAGCATTTTTGAGCTATCTTGGTATCGCTCCGAAACTCTATTCCCGCATAGTTCGATTCAATGCGGTAAAGGAAATGATAGATCGTAATGAAACTAAAAACCTGACTTCGCTTGCCCTTGATTTTGGGTTTTATGACAATTCTCATTTTGCAGCAGAATTCAAGTATTTCTCCGGTTTTAAGCCTACAGCTTATCGAACACTAAACGATAAATAA
- a CDS encoding arylsulfatase, which produces MRKIIGKSLRYWLFALAFIPVSHLLAQKKPNILIIMGDDIGWFNPSCYNHGLMGFRTPNIDRIASEGAMFNTWYGQQSCTAGRAAFITGQSPIRTGLTKVGVPGADVGLRAEDPSIAEYLKVLGYSTGQFGKNHLGDKDEFLPTNHGFDEFFGNLYHLNAEEEPEDPDYPKIPAFKKNFGPRGVIKSTADGKIEDTGPLTKKRMETVDDEFVKAAMDYMDRQTKADKPFFCYFNSTRMHIWTHLSPAYAGKTGLGLQADGMTEHDDDVGKLLKKLDDLGIADNTIVVYTTDNGAELMTWPDGGSTPFRGEKATNWEGGYRVPTIIRWPGVVKPGTIVNDICAHEDLLPTLCAAAGDPDVVAKTLKGYKLAKKTVKVHLDGYNLMPFFKGEVKESPRHEFIYWSDDGDVFAIRYNRWKVVFIEQNHEGLEVWTKGFEKLRIGKIFDLLADPFERGDKSMLYDQWLVHKIYNSLGAVTLVSQWLQSFKEFPPRQKPATFNLDEVMSKLSKQGN; this is translated from the coding sequence ATGAGAAAAATTATCGGGAAAAGCCTTCGTTATTGGTTATTCGCGTTGGCATTTATACCGGTCAGTCATTTATTGGCTCAGAAAAAGCCTAATATACTGATCATTATGGGTGATGATATAGGTTGGTTCAATCCTAGTTGTTATAACCACGGACTGATGGGGTTTAGAACGCCTAATATTGATAGAATTGCATCAGAAGGTGCTATGTTTAACACATGGTATGGGCAACAAAGCTGTACCGCAGGACGTGCTGCTTTTATTACAGGTCAGTCACCAATCCGAACTGGTTTGACTAAAGTAGGAGTTCCCGGTGCAGATGTAGGTTTGCGTGCAGAAGATCCTTCCATTGCGGAGTATCTCAAGGTGCTTGGTTATTCCACCGGGCAATTCGGGAAAAATCATTTAGGGGATAAAGATGAATTTCTACCTACTAATCACGGTTTTGATGAATTCTTTGGAAATCTTTATCACCTTAATGCAGAAGAAGAGCCTGAAGATCCCGATTATCCGAAAATACCCGCTTTTAAGAAGAATTTTGGTCCAAGAGGAGTTATAAAATCTACTGCCGATGGTAAAATAGAGGATACCGGACCTCTTACAAAGAAAAGGATGGAAACTGTGGATGATGAATTCGTCAAGGCGGCAATGGATTATATGGATCGCCAAACAAAAGCAGATAAACCCTTCTTTTGCTATTTCAATTCTACCCGGATGCACATCTGGACGCATTTGAGTCCTGCATATGCAGGTAAAACTGGTCTTGGCCTGCAGGCCGACGGGATGACAGAACACGATGATGATGTTGGTAAGTTATTGAAAAAATTGGATGATCTGGGAATAGCCGATAATACTATCGTTGTTTATACAACAGATAATGGAGCTGAATTAATGACATGGCCTGATGGTGGTAGCACTCCTTTCCGGGGAGAAAAGGCAACCAACTGGGAGGGCGGCTATCGGGTACCAACAATCATTCGTTGGCCAGGTGTAGTAAAGCCGGGAACCATTGTAAACGACATATGTGCACATGAAGACCTGCTTCCGACATTGTGCGCTGCGGCAGGCGATCCTGATGTAGTTGCAAAAACATTAAAAGGGTACAAACTGGCGAAAAAAACAGTTAAAGTGCATTTAGATGGTTATAACCTTATGCCATTTTTTAAAGGAGAAGTAAAGGAATCACCACGTCATGAATTTATTTACTGGAGTGATGATGGGGATGTTTTTGCCATCCGTTATAATCGTTGGAAAGTTGTTTTTATTGAGCAGAACCATGAAGGATTGGAAGTATGGACCAAAGGATTCGAAAAGCTAAGAATCGGTAAGATTTTCGATTTATTAGCGGACCCGTTTGAACGTGGTGATAAATCAATGCTTTATGATCAATGGCTCGTACATAAAATTTATAATAGTTTAGGGGCTGTTACACTTGTGTCACAATGGCTACAGTCCTTTAAAGAATTCCCGCCGCGGCAGAAGCCCGCGACATTTAATCTGGATGAAGTAATGTCAAAACTTTCCAAGCAGGGAAACTAA
- a CDS encoding SDR family oxidoreductase — MSKLKNKVAVITGGNSGIGFGIAEAFKNEGAVGAIAGRNETTLNSAVEILGDNFIGVKGDVTNLDDLENLYRTTADKFGKIDALVVNAGGVVDGIPLMAITDVTEEGYDRYMELNLKSAYFTVKKSLPYLNDGASIILIASNAAHRAAPGATIYAAAKAAVISLARGLSLDLLSRRIRVNTISPGSIDTPVFGKMVPPDLVDQVKQVWIDLTPLGRQGTPAEIGKTAVFLASDDSTFIVGTDILADGGMANTFSVK; from the coding sequence ATGAGTAAGCTGAAAAACAAGGTTGCCGTGATTACAGGCGGCAATAGCGGTATCGGGTTTGGTATTGCTGAAGCATTTAAAAACGAAGGCGCAGTCGGTGCAATCGCCGGAAGAAATGAGACTACGTTGAACAGCGCGGTTGAAATCCTGGGTGATAATTTTATAGGTGTAAAAGGAGACGTAACAAATCTTGATGACCTGGAGAACCTGTATAGGACTACGGCTGATAAGTTTGGGAAGATAGACGCATTGGTAGTGAATGCAGGTGGCGTTGTGGACGGGATTCCCTTGATGGCGATAACCGATGTAACGGAAGAAGGTTACGACCGCTATATGGAACTGAATTTAAAAAGCGCCTATTTTACTGTAAAAAAATCACTTCCTTATTTAAATGACGGCGCTTCCATCATACTGATCGCGTCGAACGCCGCACATCGGGCTGCACCCGGAGCGACAATATATGCCGCTGCAAAAGCAGCCGTTATTTCATTGGCCAGAGGCTTATCGCTCGATTTATTGTCAAGGAGAATAAGGGTGAATACAATTTCGCCTGGCTCAATTGATACGCCGGTTTTTGGAAAGATGGTACCGCCGGATCTGGTGGACCAGGTAAAGCAGGTCTGGATAGACCTTACGCCGCTTGGCAGACAAGGGACTCCGGCTGAGATCGGGAAAACGGCTGTTTTTTTAGCCTCCGACGATTCAACATTCATCGTAGGTACCGATATCTTAGCGGATGGCGGTATGGCTAATACCTTCTCAGTGAAATAA
- a CDS encoding glucose 1-dehydrogenase translates to MSRLKNKVAVVTGASKGIGASIAKYFAAEGAKVVVNYASSKEGADSVVKEITDNGGIAISVQADVSKEADVIRLFEETKKAFGTLDILVNNAAYQGYTPIEQVTAASFHQHFNVNVLGAILAIQVSLKLFGDKGGNIINISSGASKMPLPAASLYSATKAALDAITISLSKELGAKNIRINSILPGATETEGARSAGVTTGSVYETMFITNTPLGRRGQPEDIAKAAVFLASDDAAWITGEQISVSGGMYGF, encoded by the coding sequence ATGAGTAGATTAAAAAATAAAGTAGCGGTAGTTACCGGTGCTTCAAAAGGAATAGGTGCATCTATTGCCAAATATTTTGCAGCAGAAGGCGCAAAGGTAGTTGTGAATTATGCTTCAAGCAAAGAAGGCGCAGATAGCGTGGTTAAGGAGATAACCGATAATGGAGGAATAGCCATTTCGGTACAGGCTGATGTATCGAAAGAAGCCGATGTAATCAGGTTGTTTGAAGAAACAAAGAAGGCTTTCGGCACGTTGGATATTTTGGTAAACAACGCGGCCTATCAAGGATACACACCTATTGAACAGGTAACAGCAGCATCTTTTCATCAGCATTTCAACGTCAATGTTTTGGGGGCAATACTTGCTATCCAGGTATCTTTGAAACTGTTTGGCGATAAGGGTGGCAATATCATCAATATCAGCTCGGGTGCAAGCAAAATGCCACTTCCGGCAGCCTCGTTGTACTCTGCAACTAAAGCGGCATTAGATGCCATAACGATTTCTTTGTCGAAAGAACTGGGTGCAAAAAACATTCGTATCAATTCTATTTTACCAGGCGCTACAGAAACTGAAGGTGCACGTAGTGCGGGCGTCACTACCGGCAGTGTGTATGAAACAATGTTTATTACCAATACACCGCTTGGTCGTAGAGGTCAGCCCGAAGATATTGCGAAAGCTGCCGTATTTCTTGCTTCCGATGATGCAGCCTGGATTACGGGAGAGCAAATTTCCGTTTCGGGGGGTATGTATGGTTTTTAA
- a CDS encoding DUF1254 domain-containing protein: protein MKYNLSFILVLLLAACNTTPKTGDNTKTGDSTKVGVDAHGWIGTATVKSRLGDFEFRNGYPTADAVKKLSDALVYSRAIEVYLDQMHAVSWYNVWKGVAAAGVATPNQVVIWETLMDSETLLLTGNTETVYGLSSFDLKRDGPVVVEVPAMMLGGISDMWQNEIAGIGPTGEDKGMGGKFLLLPPGYSGDLPKGYITLKCTTFKVSLGVRGFMQDGKPDKAVALMKTTKIYPLSAASNPLATTIVNGSGKEVSTIFSDNYHFFEDLAELITQEPDERLQTSERFLLASIGIEKGKSFQPDADRTALLEDAAKTASAVARVNSFASADTAKLVYNDRHWEFAFIGGSATWDTQGYVNTDRRAGFAYIAIGMSPAMVKKIVGGGSQYLWTPRDANGDFLDGAKNYVLHIPADIPVKNFWSVVVYDAQSRSMLRNGNLFPSLSQYTGPQGNSDGSIDVYFGPDEPKGKGKNWIKTVSGKGWFTIMRFYGPLEPFFDKTWKPDDIKEVK from the coding sequence ATGAAATACAATTTGTCATTCATTCTTGTACTGTTATTGGCAGCATGCAATACTACTCCCAAAACAGGAGATAACACAAAAACGGGAGATTCTACAAAAGTAGGTGTTGACGCTCATGGCTGGATCGGAACGGCAACTGTAAAATCGAGACTGGGCGACTTCGAATTTAGAAACGGTTATCCAACCGCTGATGCTGTTAAAAAACTATCTGATGCCCTGGTATATAGCCGTGCGATTGAAGTATACCTGGATCAGATGCATGCCGTGTCGTGGTATAATGTATGGAAAGGCGTTGCTGCTGCTGGGGTGGCCACACCTAACCAGGTAGTTATTTGGGAAACGTTGATGGACAGCGAGACATTGCTGCTTACCGGCAATACGGAAACTGTGTATGGTCTGTCTTCGTTTGATCTTAAGCGCGATGGCCCGGTGGTGGTAGAGGTACCTGCAATGATGCTGGGAGGGATCAGTGACATGTGGCAAAATGAAATAGCCGGTATTGGGCCAACCGGTGAGGATAAAGGTATGGGCGGAAAATTTCTGCTGTTGCCTCCCGGATATTCAGGCGACCTTCCAAAGGGATATATAACACTGAAGTGTACCACATTTAAGGTGAGTTTGGGAGTACGTGGCTTTATGCAGGACGGAAAACCCGATAAGGCAGTTGCATTAATGAAGACAACAAAAATATACCCGCTTTCTGCTGCATCCAACCCACTAGCAACGACCATTGTAAATGGTTCCGGTAAAGAAGTCAGTACCATATTTAGTGATAACTATCATTTTTTTGAAGATCTTGCTGAGCTGATAACACAGGAACCGGATGAACGGTTGCAAACCAGTGAACGGTTTTTGCTTGCTTCTATCGGAATTGAAAAAGGTAAATCTTTTCAACCGGATGCAGACCGTACAGCACTGTTAGAAGACGCTGCTAAAACGGCTTCGGCTGTGGCGCGTGTCAATAGTTTTGCTTCTGCCGATACGGCAAAACTGGTGTATAATGACAGGCACTGGGAATTTGCTTTTATTGGAGGAAGTGCTACATGGGATACACAGGGTTATGTAAATACCGACAGACGGGCTGGCTTTGCCTATATCGCTATCGGCATGTCGCCGGCTATGGTGAAAAAAATAGTAGGTGGAGGATCACAATATTTGTGGACCCCGCGGGATGCAAACGGTGACTTTCTTGATGGCGCCAAAAATTATGTGTTACACATCCCCGCTGATATTCCGGTTAAAAATTTCTGGTCAGTTGTTGTATATGATGCGCAAAGCCGTTCCATGCTTCGCAATGGGAACTTATTCCCGTCCCTGAGCCAGTACACTGGTCCACAGGGTAACAGCGACGGTTCCATTGACGTTTATTTTGGTCCGGACGAGCCCAAAGGGAAAGGTAAAAATTGGATTAAAACCGTTTCAGGTAAAGGTTGGTTTACCATAATGAGATTTTATGGACCATTGGAACCGTTCTTTGATAAAACCTGGAAACCGGATGATATCAAAGAAGTAAAATGA
- a CDS encoding DUF2207 domain-containing protein, whose translation MKRVYFILFFLFESGAAFAQGFIVKDLTADIYLSKEGYFDVVEKYNIEFTEAKHGIFREIITDYKLQTTEGKTENRKLVIENLEVPGYNFSTNYKIEQRTDGKIKIKIGDKNKLVTGLQHYEIKYRVYNAFLFEHDLAQFYWNIKPQGWLAVFQKINFNIHVPEGVVLSPENCFVYAGNTGTTSPSVDFDYSYSDGVFVGKSHDFFISVPGQDVTVLIKLPKNLIKENFITVPLWQQYGWVGILGFLLFVFWLVWLKYGKDDIVISTTSYYPPKDIDPAMAGYLIDDKGDTSDLIALIPQWASQGFITIEEIPKSSLLGKADMKLTRLNTIPVTAPDYEQRLFSTLFGIWRDTVLIGSLRNTFYVTMNEAKKELKAKAQKYYEVKSNKVMKITMGVAITLGVLLCPLFLFVFGVVAAVSAPFTCVFIALMSFFLQKKNKQGNAIFSELKGFKQFIKMAEVSRIKTLIEQDEQYFEKTMSYALAFGLLGNWAKKFDALNIPPPTWYSSSGTHMMGMYAFSKSFSGSMATAQSSMVSSPSGSRSGGGSSGGGFGGGGGGSW comes from the coding sequence ATGAAGCGAGTCTATTTCATATTGTTTTTTCTGTTTGAAAGCGGTGCTGCATTTGCACAAGGCTTTATCGTCAAAGATCTCACGGCTGATATCTACCTCAGCAAGGAAGGTTATTTTGATGTGGTTGAGAAGTATAATATTGAATTTACTGAAGCAAAACACGGCATTTTTCGGGAGATTATCACTGATTATAAACTACAAACCACCGAAGGGAAAACCGAAAACAGGAAATTGGTTATTGAAAATTTAGAGGTTCCCGGATATAATTTTTCAACGAATTATAAGATTGAACAAAGGACAGATGGAAAAATAAAGATCAAAATTGGTGATAAGAATAAGCTGGTAACAGGTTTGCAGCATTATGAAATCAAATACCGGGTATATAATGCTTTCTTGTTTGAGCATGATCTGGCGCAGTTTTACTGGAACATAAAGCCGCAAGGCTGGTTGGCTGTTTTTCAGAAAATAAATTTCAATATTCACGTGCCCGAAGGTGTTGTGTTGTCGCCGGAAAATTGTTTTGTATATGCGGGAAATACTGGTACAACCAGCCCTTCAGTTGATTTTGATTATTCGTATTCCGATGGGGTTTTTGTTGGTAAAAGCCATGACTTTTTTATTTCCGTTCCAGGGCAGGATGTTACCGTTTTAATAAAATTACCCAAAAACCTGATCAAAGAAAATTTCATCACCGTTCCGCTATGGCAACAATATGGCTGGGTTGGGATTTTAGGCTTTCTGTTATTTGTATTTTGGCTGGTATGGTTGAAATACGGCAAAGACGATATAGTGATTTCAACTACATCTTATTATCCACCAAAAGATATTGATCCGGCAATGGCGGGTTATCTCATTGATGATAAAGGGGATACTTCGGATCTGATCGCATTGATACCACAATGGGCTTCACAAGGATTTATTACAATAGAAGAAATTCCGAAAAGCAGTCTATTGGGAAAAGCGGACATGAAACTGACACGACTAAACACTATTCCTGTAACTGCACCCGATTATGAACAACGCCTATTCAGCACTCTGTTCGGTATTTGGAGAGATACGGTACTTATTGGCAGTTTGCGCAATACTTTTTATGTAACAATGAATGAAGCCAAAAAAGAATTAAAAGCGAAAGCGCAAAAATATTACGAAGTCAAATCCAATAAAGTAATGAAGATCACGATGGGTGTGGCAATTACTTTAGGCGTGTTGCTTTGCCCTTTGTTCCTTTTTGTATTTGGCGTGGTTGCAGCAGTATCGGCACCCTTTACCTGTGTTTTTATTGCCTTAATGAGCTTTTTCCTTCAAAAGAAGAATAAGCAAGGCAATGCTATATTCTCGGAACTAAAAGGGTTTAAGCAGTTCATTAAAATGGCAGAAGTCAGCCGGATTAAAACGCTGATTGAACAAGACGAGCAATACTTTGAAAAAACCATGAGCTATGCACTTGCTTTCGGATTATTGGGCAATTGGGCGAAGAAATTTGATGCACTGAACATTCCTCCACCAACATGGTACAGTAGCAGTGGAACACACATGATGGGAATGTATGCGTTTTCCAAATCTTTTTCGGGAAGTATGGCAACAGCGCAATCCAGTATGGTTAGTTCGCCATCTGGTAGTCGTTCGGGTGGCGGTTCTTCCGGTGGCGGATTTGGTGGTGGTGGTGGCGGTAGTTGGTAA